The DNA segment GACCGCACCCCTGGGACCGACCGGCGACctattgtgtatatatttatctatagcGGCGGCTTCCAACACAAACGCGTAAGAAGTCAATATTATTCCATTGTCCCGCTCTGGCTCAGTGCAGCTGTCGCGTGTTTACGGGGAACGTAACAGTAGAAGCGCTCAGACGGTCTATGTTTATGTCGATATATCAAGTGGCATGGGTGTCAGGGAGGGGTTGTTCTGGAAGGTGCCGGAAGCCTTGTGTGTCACGCTTTTGTTGTCGTTAGCGTGATTAGAGTTGAATCGACTTCCTCTTAGCCAGGGTGCACCTAGCCCGGGTGAAACGTGGAGTTTCTCAAGTTTGACAAGGAAAAGTCAACGTTAATACTTTTGTTTGGAAATACCACCAAACATTTTACAGTTGGGCCCCCACCGGTGGGATTGATGTGGTGTTATGAGAACGTGTGGAAGCAGACTTTGTCCATCACGGCTCTGACCCACAGTGGCAgcatgagaatgtgtgtgtgtgtgtgtgtgtgtgtgatctctgAGAGTAGAGCAGACGCTAAACCCCATCTGTATTCCACTACGCTGATAAAtgatatcatgtgtgtgtgtgtgtgtgtgtgtgtgtgtgtgtgtgtgtgtgtgtgtgtgtgtgtgtgtgtgtgtgtgtgtgtgtgtgtgtgtgtgtgtgtgtgtgtgtgtgtgtgtctttgagcttgcgcgtgttgtgtgtctgtggctagCAGTCTAGCCATGTCGCTTGGCTGGGGGCCAACTGATGATGGAGATCTGTCTCTTATGGGGTGGTTACAGCTCTGTAATCATCTCCACCACtagcacccccaccaccaccaccaccaccaccaccaccaccaccaccaccaccaccaccatcaccacccccaccacctccaccatcaccaccaccaccaccacctccaccatcaccaccaccaccaccaccagaataCCTAATGCTGCTTTTAAGCTTCTCTTTTTTGTGTCTATTTCCACTATTATATCTTGCTACTACATCTAAACCGTTTTTATTTGAGTTTGTTCAAGTCATTTTGTAGATGCCTGGTCCAATCGTACTTACAGTAAATTATTGTTGCacatcatgaaggagcaggtagggcatGGGTCCAAGGCACCTTCCTCTGGTATGCACGTTGGAAATTGGAGTCGGACCCCAGAATCtttgggctgggagtcaaacacgaTAAGTACTAGACTATCAACCCTAGTGACGGAGCagttcactctctccccctggtTCACCTCACTCCATTGTAGGTCctgtaaaaaacatttaaacaggGAGAAGTTCCTCTTCCGCCAACTCATTGGGAGAAGCCATTGGGTAGGACGGTAGCAGGCAGCGTGGTGATTAATCTCCCTGCTCGCGGGACTCCCCGCCGGTCTGTCCTAGATTTCCCTGTTCCGGAGGTCTGCTGTCTCCACTAATGACTAATCTTACAGACCCCACTCACATCTTGGAGGTCCCACCAACGTGAGGCCAAACCACTTGTGGTTCGTCCCATTTCCCTCAGCGATCATGGCACACTGGGTACGACAGTGATTATAGTTGCGTTATTGTTTGCATCATTCCGTGCTGCCTGGTAAAGCACAATAGTCAGGGGAAGATGTCCGGCCACAATTGCTCCATTTCATAAACAGTGACCGAAATGCGGCCGGTCTAATTTCAACGGGATAACAAGAGTTCCAGTGGTGATGCACAGAAACATCATGATAATAAAACCTTGAGGGCGTCCAGAAAGGCAGACTCCTCATGTCTGAGGAGCTTGTTCATGTCTTACCGAGATCGCTGTTTGGAATCCCAGGGCTGGTGTGGCAATCATGGGAGACGTACAGCGGTATCTCCGTCTGCAGTTTTTGTCCGTCAACATGCAACCGCCCCAAGGAGTAGCCTACCGCTCAGAGGGTTGTTCTTCTCCTCAGACTCACCCAAATAGTGAGAAATTAATCAACAATTTAGACAATTTCCTGTGCGAATTAATCACACACTTGCCATTGCCAGCTATCAGTACCAGATTACAAATCGGTCTCTCAGCAATTGTATTCTAAGTTTGAAATCAGTTGAAACGCGCCCCCCTGAAATCCCTGTGATATCTAAATCAATTAGCGTGTGCAGTTTTCCTTCCAGTGCAGCGTAGCACCTGTTTGCCCCCCCTCTTCACCTCCGGAGATGTGTCACCTCCTTCAGGTATCGCTGTCTGCAGCCACGTCCCTCTTGTTGATATTCTATCCTTCATTACATCCTCCCCTGACACTGGGGACAAAGGAGCGGGAAACCCATCCCCCCTAATGACGCCGCGCTCCGGCTGTCGCACGGCTCTGGAGGCTAGCTCTGGAGGCTAGCTCTGGAGGCTAGCTCTGGAGGCTAGCTCTGGAGGCTAGCTCTGGAGGCTAGCTCTGTTGTCGCGCTGCCTTTTTGTGAATGAAAATGCATTTCCACAGTGTATATAGTGTGTAATGGTCCCACCGGTGTCATGGCTAGCTATCTAACAAACAACCATGGGTCGCTCGTGCTATGGTTGTTTGATTCTAGAGTGACTTGATTTAGGATGTTAAACCATTTGATATGCTTATAATTTGTCTTTAAGAAGGACCTTGTTGGGTGCCTTGTTGATTTATGTACTTAATTTTGGTTTCTTCTTTTGTTAATTTTGTACCACTTTTTTAATGTTCTAGCTTTCGAAATTAGGCTTTGGATGTTCTGAGCCTCACTCTTAAATCTTTTTGCATTCAAACTTCTGCTTAATGACTCAATGGGAGTTTACTTTATCTCTGAGAGCAATATTATCATTAACGCAGTATTTCTCTTGTGATTCAACAACTCATTGTTTAATTATTAAGACCTTCAACGTGCTTTCAGTTATAATTTGTAGTTTAGAGCATTGCCATTGAAATCTATCAAACTACAGCTTTTTTTTACTGCAGATATTActtttgtttgaaatgttttgaaGAGATGCCTACACATTAAAACTTACCAACACTGCCTGAAAAACCCACAAACCCAAGGGCCATTTTATCTAGCCTAAATCAAATTAGTCTTTCGAAAAAACCACCAAAGCAAATCCAATTTCAAACAAAAGTCATGTCTGTGGTGAAAATGTGAGACAGTGCAGGTTGAACTACAAACCAATGAATTCAGCTTATAAACCCACAAGCTCTACTAATCGCTGGCCCTGCGACAAACCACTGTATCTTCTCAAAAATGTTCTGAAGCAATTACCTCATGTTGTTTTAAAGAGGAACGTATTGTGAATGAAAAACGAGAAGCTTCCCGCGTCATCCCAACGTGACCTGACCGTTAATAAAGAAGAACTCTTCTTCTGGGGGATCGGGGCCAGGGGTGGCGGAGGTAACATGAGAGTACAGCACGGGGGCAGAGTGACGGACACGCTTTACTTCTAACTGTACAccccagcctctcctctccccctactCTCCATTCACCGCTATATCACCCGCTTGTCCTCCTAGGACAAGGCCCACGGTTAATCCTATTGTTTTAGCTgggggcctctctctctctctctctctctctctctctctctctctctctctctcgctctctctctctctctctctctctctctctctctctctctctctctctctctctctctctctctcagcctctctctctctctctctctctctctctctctctctctctctctctctctctctctctctctctctcctccttctctctctgtcttccagaCGCTTCAAACGTCCTGGACGGTTCTGGGTTGGAGGTTTATTTGTGGATGAAAGAGCAGATGAATTTTACGGCTTCTCCTGAAACTCTGCCtcatcttttattttccatctatGGAGTTAATTCATGTGGATAATGTGGATTTTCCCCTCCCTTCTCTATTTGCcagtttgtttatttgataGTATCAGAcccctcttcctgtctgtctttcgTCCGTTTTCGGATCCTACATTTTTGTGACAAGAGGTATATCAATTGTGGGGTTAtactatatatttatgtgtgtgtgtgtgtgtgtgtgtgtgtgtgtgtgtgtgtgtgtgtgtgtgtgtgtgtgtgtgtgtgtgtgtgtgtgtgtgtgtgtgtgtgtgtgtacatgtgtgtacatgtgtgtacatgtgtgtacatgtgtgtatgtgcgtgtgcttgcatgcatgtgtgtgtgtgaaggaagaAGATTAGGAAGAAAGTTAGGTTGCTGCAAATTACTATACATTATGGTtgatttaataatattaatatggtaaaataataatgatatcatAATTATAACGTGGTAGAAAAATAAAGGCATGTTTTGGAGCAAGAATACACGTTTGGTTACAAATAATGAAATGACAACATAAAAAATGCTTAACACTCACAAAAAGACCAAACAAGTAAATATATTTCCAACAGTCAGGCAATCAAGGAACATGTAAACGGTTAAAGCATTCTGTCAGCTATATTTCTGTGCATTTAAACACCATTACTAGTCTACTGTGTGATATTTTGTGTTCTTCATCACTTTGCAAATAATCTTGCCTATTTTAATTCAATCGTTGGCATACTCCATTATATAACTtccaacaataacaataaatagtttatttcattatttttacTCATTTTATAcaagaaataataaataacaataagtTACTTAAGAGTTTGAGAATCCTTTTCATAAGTGAACACATTTGAAGTTGGACATAGATTGTTTACACTGTAGGAATGGATGAGGTTGAATCTGGCAGAACCACCAGAGAGATAACAGAAGCATCAGAGTGATGTTGAGGAGCCAGCACAGAGCTTTTAAAGGGTCCCAGCTCTGCCATATTGAGGCACACTCCATTTGGGCCTCGGTTATCTTTATTGTCTCTTGCGTTCCTAAgcatcactaacacacacaaacacacacacacatacgcacacacacacacacacacacacacacacacacacacacacacacacacacacacacacacacacacacacacacacacacacacacacacagctctagcAGAGTGTTTCCTGACGACGTGATCAATTAAAACTCTTGAGAACATGAGACAGAGGGAAGCAGAGAGACCTGGCTCGCAGCAGGACCCGCTGAAGGCTGGAGCAGGTCTGGAGGTCCCCCGTGCTACACGCAACCGCACTTCCTGGCAGAGTGCTTCCGTATGGTGTGGTACACCAGGTTGTCGTCCAGAAAGGATAGGTTATCGTCGAATGCTATCGGGCGGCAGCAGGGGTTGGGGGGCGCGTCTCTGGCGCCCAGCCTCCTGTCGTGAGCGATGTTGTGAAGGATCTTGTCATAGTTTGTCTCGGACTTCCGACACGGCCCAGAGCAGTACCTGAATATCATCTCCTCCTCGGACTGGTAGCCCAGACCCAGGTCTGTCACGTTGAGATGGATCTGCTTCAGCCTGCAGCCCtgtccccctcttcctcttttcccattcctcctcctggcccctttagctcctcctcctcctcctcctcctcctcttcctcctcctcctcctcctcctcctcctcttcctcccctactgctcctctcactcactgccgtcttcctcccccttctgtGGCGAGCCCTGGAGCTCAGGTTGACCCTGGCGTtgggcgggggggtggagggggaggacgaaggggaaggagaaggagaggcagtGCGGGGCTTTCTGCTGACAGTCACTCGGACGGCGTCCACGGCACCGTCCAGACACTCTGCCAGGCGCTCCTCCACCGCGCCTGAAGGAGGATAGACTGTTACGATTCTGCTTCAAGATTGGCTCTCTATGGCTCTCGGGTCTAACCGTTCCAGAGCACACAGTTAGGCCTGCCGCCTGTGTGTTCTAAATAGAAGCATAATagtcaatacaaataaaaggcaGCATCAGATCGGCTACAGCGTCAACAAAAACGATATCAATCCAATTAGGCTATCCAATAGTGAAGATGagcaataatattatatataaattatattatagtCTTTAAAACTTGCATTTAAAGTTTGGGAATAGTTTGGAGACATCAAGAGTGAGATAGTTGCACCACCAAACTAGAATGGCGCCATCGCTAAGGCATCTGTCGCAATTGATGAGGTGATCTCTCGGAATGCTGGAGGCCAAAGTGAGGTAGGCTTATGAAGTGCGACTGACATGTTCATGTTATCAGATCAACGGCTCAGAAGCTGAGCATATAACCGCGTCTACGTTAGAGAAGGATAACACGCAAAGGGGAAAACCAAAAGGCGCTTACTTTGTTCAGTATCTGCCATCCTTTCTAGATCGTCTCGGTCCGTGAAGACTCGGGTGTTGGCAGCTGGATTTATTGATAATCGGATCTTAACTGGCGGCGTTTCGAGGGGTCTCTCGGGGGGATCTGAGGTGGACGGCGGTGGTCGGCGCGGTTGTGTCCGGGGGCTCGTGTGCACGGAGCTCAGCAGAAACAAACAAGTGGTCAGGCTATCCCATAACTTCATTGTCCACTTCAAACCGAGGGAAGAACATGACGTTACGCGAAAACAGCCGCCATCCAATGGTTTACATATCAAAACATTAAAGAAAAGGGGTTTTGACTCAGAATCAAAGTTATTTCGTTTGACTGAAAAAGTTGTAAAACGTTTGCAAAAAAATCGAATCCCTGAAATCAAAAGTCAGACCACATAGATCCAAAGGCGCCAAAAATAAATATCGTATTCCAAGATAGTTTTATTCCCGATTCCACATTTCCAAATGAATTGAAGCTGTTTTCCCTCCGCGCACCCCCTCTCCGCAACTCGGCTCCATCAATATGCGCCGTCAACATTGAGCGGAGAAGGGGAAGGTTGGAGCAGACTGGGAGTGGTAATGACGTCTAATAGTCCATCCTCTGCTTACTCGCCATCAACTGGAGATGAATTGAAGAGCATAACAATATAGAATAAAGCATAAAATCTGTAGTTAGAAACAGCTTCACCAAGAAGCTGAAATTTAAACTTTCATCTGTCAATGCGTTATAGCCTATAggtctgtccctctttctgtttAGGGGTGTGCTAATGGCagaggccagggggggggggggggggggggggggggggggggggagagagagagagagagagagagagagagagagagagagagagagagagagagagagagagagagagagagagagagagagagagagagagagagagagagagagagagatcactcAGATTGACTTTCCACAAACAATCCATTATATCTCTCATCTTACTGTTTACGTTCTGAAGATGTTGGATAAAAACACACGTTTCCAATCAGCCCATAAAAATAGAATGAATACCAAATAGCTTGGTTGGCTGCTAATCACACTGTGGGTAGGATCATAAAGAAAACAGTGAAGATCGGGTAGCCTATTTACAGTCTGAAAATGTCCTGATAAATGTTCCTGGCAAATGTTGATGATAAAGAAAGTGTTTATTCAATATTGCATCACGCACAGCTGGCTTTTATGGAATGTTGATATATAGTTCCAAACATTGATCCTGATTTTTGCATGAACACATTTTCTCGTTTAATTTAGGTTCAGGCTTTAATGCTATTTTAACTAAGCAACTACATGCAGTTTATGTGATGGTGAATACAGTTTAAAGACTTACATAGGCCTGTTGTGAATACGGACTATAGAAATACAGAGGGTAAGGATCTTGTATTGAGATCTGACTTGTGAGTAAATGCGGTCATGGAGACATAGCCTAATGAGGGCCCTGTAATCAGACTATTAACCACAGCCTGCTTGTTTCACACCAGTGAAAGCTGGCAGATCTTAAGCTTCTCATCAGCGTTGCGTTGGGTAGCCCACATCAGGCCCAGGAGTTACACGTAACAATCTTTAAATTAATCACAATTAAGATCAAGTAAGAGAAGTCAATGTAAAGGATATCACTTAATTTACTGAAAAAGgtccaaaaatatatttgattgtttttttttaaaagaaagaaaaacagaaaatggGCCTAACATTGAATAGCATTGACAACACTTGCTAACGTCCACACCAGTTAGTCTAGACTCTAAAACATTAAGTGGAGGCCTTTTTGCGGCGCACATAACTGCATGGAAATACCTCAAGTAGTGTAATTACAGCCCTACCATGCTAGACTAGACCAAACAGATGGCCATTTCCTTTCTAGCAATCCAATGGAGGTTAATCTCAAGCTGATCTGCAATTGAATCTGGCAGCCATTTTGGGGCTTGATTTGACTCACACTTACACGGGGCTAATCGCATGGGTCGTTTCACCCCTCATTATTGCCTCCACGCGAAACTGCAGCCCCTGATGGCTGTGCCTGGGAGAGGAAGGAATTGACAGCTTGAATCGTTCGGTGGGGTGGTTGATGGGGGACTTTATTGCTGCCAGAGGGGATGCTGGGTAAAAACCTTGCAGAATAGGCCTAAGTGTAAGTTTGCTATTGTTTATTCATAGTGGATAAAATAGTTAAAGGGGTAAGGTAGAAAGCCTTTATCAACCGATCATAGCTGTGAATTCTTTCTGCTTTCTGCCATTATGAGAGGTTAAAGATTTTAATACATTAGATATAGATAGCACTAATCATCTTTAAATAGTATTTCGAAGGCAACTTTTCTTTcagattatatattattatattctaaatattgtTATAGTTCGGAATAGTGTAGCCTACTATATGCAGTAGTAGTAACAGTGTGAATTGTGTGATTGTATTAGCAGGAAATTGATTTTGACAGCAGTGCATGAttgcatgaatatataaatatgtgttcACTGCCTCGACTACTTTTCCTTAGACTGATTTTGTTTAACCCGCACCATATGTAGATTGCATCCCCGGCACATTTCTGATCATTATTTCGGGAATCTCTAAAAGGCCTTAAGTAGACCAATTAGTGACTAATTTGAACTTAACTTTATACTAAAAAAAATGTACGATGAAATAAAGATAAAAGATGAATAGATGTTAATGTTGACTGTGCTTGCGTATATTGTTGACTGTGCTCTATTTTCCACTATATGGCTGCTTAATATTCCTTCTTGGGTTGTCCTTTAAGATAATGATCATGGGCTATACTACCTTGAACCCAAATGATTATCACTTCATAAATATATGCTTTGTTCATTAATCATAAACGTGTAATACCTCTGTCAGCCATTAAAGGATGACTCATGGCCAGCACAATTCCCTTAATGCCATATTTCTGTAATAACGTTGTCGTTTTTAGAAGGCCAAATAGCCCAATATGTGCTTAATATCGCGTAGCAGAGTGAGCACATTGAAGTTTGATACTTGGTGTATCGTATTGTATCCTCTTCCAGACCGTACCAATCTGTAATAGCTTTTAAAATAGCTGAAATCTCCGATAGCTCGGCCAAAGATGTTCGACAATTGCTACAACTAGAGGGCACTGTTGGCAACGCTTCTGTGTGTAGACGATCAAATTAAACCCATGACGTTGCAATCAAATGGATGGACCTCAAATGGTTCTACCTCTTTATCAAATCAAGTTTTTCCCGACATTTTATAATTCAATCTGTCCCGATCTTCCAGCCCTGCCGGGGTAACAGATGgtctaaatgtattattaataataaaaataataataataataataataataataataataataataataataataataataataataatacaataataacgATGCTATTAAATAAGGATAATGTGAGTgggataatgtgtgtgtgtgtgtgtgtgtgtgtgtgtgtgtgtgtgtgtgtgtgtgtgtgtgtgtgtgtgtgtgtgtgtgtgtgtgtgtgtgtgtgtgtgtgtgtatcattcaGTTTAAGCTACTGAATAGTCAGGCAAATAAACACTGATTAGGCTATTTTACCACTATTTTTTCGGAAGAATATAAAGAATAAACAGCTTAAACAGGTGCAGAATTTTGCAGAGGAAATTGAGTGATATCTTTGTTTATACGCCATGCCTCTTACTGATCATTGTTATTCTAAGCAAATATTGGGTGGGATGGGATTCTTAGGATAAATGAACAACATGACTTCTTCAAATTATGAATCATCTTCTAAAAGGGCTGAAATGCTTGGGAGAGAACTGAAGTCAAGAATACAACAAAATTCTGTTTGAATCTAATACAATTCCTTGTTCTCGTCAGTGGAGTACAATCTCCCATCGACGCATAAATAACTTTAcgtttctttgtattttttgttcttgttgtttttgtcattttGGTCAGTGACTTTCATCCTGAGGTCCCACTAGCGAGTTCGGGCCGTTCATTTCCATCTCAAAGGTCATGTGTGGTGCATCTGATGTGGGCCTTCATACCACATAGGGAGATAAAGTTCAACCAGAGGTATTAGTAACAATTGGGTACCTCCATGAATGCCACGACACAAGTCGTTTCACTAGTTGTGGTGGTGTGGCTTGATGCTCTGTGCCTCATTTGCTTAGTGGTTCACTCCTCTCACTCCAAAATGGAGCGGGTTTAGGATCTCCTTACCAAACGATACAGACATTTCTGGAAAATATTCCCATTCTAAGTGCTGCAATGATGCGGACCAGCTGTATAAATGCCCTCGATATTCAGTGAATAAGTGTTGTTGGAGTAGGTCGTAAGTCTAGTGTAAAGTGAAAGCATATATTCTATAAAAGATAGTTGAAGTTATAGTCGATTTAAAATGCATCCTGTTAGGCTAATGGAGAGACATGAAaatgaaatgtaaaatgtcGCCAGGGTCATGGCAACATTTTGCGTGTTGATTTATCCCTTTGGGCCGGTACACTAATTGTCTTGAGATGTCCTATTCCAGTAAATaagaagaaagaatgaaagaaatctGGAAAAAATGTGTGCTTGAAGCAAAAGGATGTTCCGAAAATGATTCCAATTATGTCTCATTTCTTTTTGCACTAGTTATAGCAATTATCCAcccatcccccccgcccctccctccccacgcGCACTTGTTGGAGTGTCACACACGGCGGTAGCTCTGCTGTTTCAGCCGCGAGACGTACTCTCCATCTGGGGCGCGAGGAGGGATTACGCGCTTATTATCTTCTTAGCTCTAAATGGCCCCGCGTTCCTGACTTCGTCGTCCCCTCTGTCGTCAAACAAACTCAGCTTATAAAGCGGGAGGGACAAAAGAAATGGCATTAAAACGCCATACGATATTCTTTGTGGAAATAACTACCTATCGCTCTTTCGAAGTACTATTTCGCGCGTAAAATCGTGACACCACTGGGTCGGCACAGCATCGCCACGAGCCCTGTTCCGCGCGCAGGGTCGTTAGGATAGGCCTATAAGTGATCTTTTGCAGACTTTAATCTTATCAGTGTCAAACCGTAGTTGCCTTCTTCACCCGGCCAGCCGAAGATTTTTCAGGGTCGTTTCGCCTTTCTTCGGTTTAAGTTTAAGCTTTTTTCTTCACCACCCATCGCTGGTGTTTGTGAAAACTTGAATCGGTTCAGCAACAGCCAGGCGACACTTTTATAGGTGTGTTTTCGATATCGATTAATATGACGGTTTGACCGGTTTACTCTTGTGACTAAAATAAGATGGAGTCTACACACCCAGAGAGGCGTCTGCTCCTCTTGTTTTTCCTGGTCGCGTTCATCAGCCACGTTTGTTTTTGCACCAGGAAAACAACCGTTCGTAGATCAGGTGAGTTAAAAAGCAGAAATAGCCTGCACTATAATTAAAACTTCTACTGTTTCCTATATGGTTTTGGTTATTATGGCTAATGTGAGGTAATTTTTGTTTTAAACGAATGAGCCATGCAATTTAACTTATAATAGGAATGTACTGTACTATTATTACAATGTATGCAAATGTacgcttattattattattttccactTTCATCCTAACATTAAAGGATTAAATTAGCATAaacgtatatatacatatatttatatatatatatatactgtatacacatTGTCATTGTCCAGGGATTTTGCAATAGTATGATGCTGATGATTTACCATATTAGTAGTTGTTTGAAGTTTCGTGATAAACCAGTGGGGACACAATATCGAGTCCTGTCAAGTTTATTCGTCTCACAATTGCAGTCTCTAAAGGCTTCGCATGCCCCCCAGCACTCCCCCACCCCTAACCATAGGCCCAACCACTTACCCCTTACCCACCAACACTTTGGACCGCTCCAAAGAGCGAACTGGTGTGCTGAAATACAAGCCTTGAAAGACTTTCTGCACGACTCTCTTTGTTGTCCTTTCTTTCTGtatctttttttctgtttttcttcccGCTGTCTGTtctgaaaacacaaaaaaacattcctctctccctcttccggTTCTTCTTGTACCACAGACAAATATCCCTTTCACTGGCCCTCTTTTAGACAACCAAGTTGTGTCTGGGTTGTCTGTTCCTGTTTGGTTACCTGTCAAGGGAAATCAGTATTTGTTGTCCGCGCAAAATAATACCACAAGGCTTTGGAGTCAACACGTATTGCCTTTAATGCTCGAAATTGCCAGAGATAGCCGAACGTGTTCCAAGGCAGAGTTCACCCTGGCATTATCAACCTTAACCTTTATATTTGTCCATAGCACGCCTGCTTCAGACCCTTTGAACTGGCTGTTGCTTGTTTTTTCCTTGTAAAGCCAGACATGGGCTACGTCTCAGACCACTCATCCGCCTGTAGGAGACGGGTTAGGGCCTTATCTCCCGCCAGGGCTCGGCGGTCAGAACCCATGGCCCAGCCTCAGATAGAGCGTTGAGG comes from the Gadus chalcogrammus isolate NIFS_2021 chromosome 6, NIFS_Gcha_1.0, whole genome shotgun sequence genome and includes:
- the LOC130384971 gene encoding glial cell line-derived neurotrophic factor-like, producing the protein MKLWDSLTTCLFLLSSVHTSPRTQPRRPPPSTSDPPERPLETPPVKIRLSINPAANTRVFTDRDDLERMADTEQSAVEERLAECLDGAVDAVRVTVSRKPRTASPSPSPSSSPSTPPPNARVNLSSRARHRRGRKTAVSERSSRGGRGGGGGGGGGRGGGGGGGGAKGARRRNGKRGRGGQGCRLKQIHLNVTDLGLGYQSEEEMIFRYCSGPCRKSETNYDKILHNIAHDRRLGARDAPPNPCCRPIAFDDNLSFLDDNLVYHTIRKHSARKCGCV